The sequence CGGATATGAAATTGGGGCTGCCGAATGCCTGGGCAAACCGCTTGACGATCTGGGGGGTCGAGCGGCAGGCCAGTCCGTTGCCGGCAAAGGGGACAACGGCGCCGGCGCCGAATTTTTTCCGGATCGCGGTCAGCCGGTCCACCACAAACGAAAAAGCTTCTTCCCAGCCGATTTCCTGAAAGGCCCCGTTCACCTTTCGCAGGGGGGTGGTGACCCGCTCCTTTGCGTAAATCATTTCAGGAATCGCAAGGGCCTTGGGGCACGGCCGGTGAAAGGGATGTTCCTTCATCCCGGTTATCTTTTCAATGCCGGCACTATTCAGGTGAACATCGATGCCGCAGTGGTTCGTGCACATGTTGCAGAGGGTTTTAACGATTTTCGTATTTTCTTTTTTACCTGATTGTGCTGCAGTCATATGGGGTTTCTTTCTTTTTTTCGCAACCCGGCCAGGATTTTCTCCGGTGTGATGGGCAGTTCCCTGATGCGAACCCCGACGGCATCATAGATGGCATTGGCAATGGCCGGGGCGGTGGGCGCGGCAGCCGGCTCTCCGATCCCTTTGGCGCCGAAGGGTGCTTCGCAATGGTCGGATTCCACCAGGATCGAGACGATTTCGGGCAAATCCTCCATGGTGGCCAATTTATAATCGGCCAGGGTGTCATTTACAATACGTCCGTTCTCAAACTTGAATTCCTCCAGCATGGCATTGGACATCCCCATGATGACGGCGCCTTCGATCTGCTGCTCGCATCCCCTCGGGTTGATGGCCCGGCCCACGTCATGGGCGGCCGCAACTTTTACAAGACGCACCGTTCCGGTCTCGGTATCCACTTCCACCTCCACCGCGTGGGTGGCAAATTTCCAGAAGATGCTGCTCATGGATTCAAGCCCCGAAGAGGCCGCCAGCAGGGATGATCCGGCCGGAGAAAAATGTCCTTCTGAGATGAGGGTGCCGCCCTTGCCGCCGAATTTTTTCTCCATTAAACTTTTTAAATCCAGCCGTTCATCCCTGCCGGAGACCGTCACCAGGCCGTTATCAAGGTCCAGGCCGGCGGGGTCGGCTGAAAGAATTTCCGCGGCAAGCGACAGGATCTTTTTTCTCAGCTTCATGCCGGCCCGCTTTACGGCAGTGCCCATGTGAAAGGTGGTCCGGCTGGAGGTGACGCCGAAATCATATGGTGAAATCATGGTGTCGGAGTTGGGAACCGAGATGACGCCCAAAGGTACGCCGATTGAATCCGCGGCCATTTGCGCCAGGACCGTTTTCTGGCCGGCGCCGACTTCCACCGAACTGCAGATCAGGGTGACGCTGCCGTCCTGGTTGAGCTTGATAAAACAGCTGGAATCAGAGGGGGTCGCGGTTCCCTTTATGGTGGTGGCCATGCCCCTGCCGCGGATTTTGGTTCCGTCGCCGGCCGGCTTTTTGTCTTTCCAGCCGATACCGTTGCAGGCCTGCGTCAGGGTTTCTTTCAAGCCGACGCTGTGGAGTCGTTGGCCGTTGATGTAGGGATCACCCTCCACGTATCCGTTTTTCAGTCTGATTTCCAGGGGATCGAATCCCATCTTTTCCGCGATGATATCCATCTGCTGTTCACAGGCAAAGGTGACCTGGGTGGTGCCGTAGCCGCGGTAGGCCCCGCTGATTTCCTTGTTGGTGTAAACCAGGCGCGATAAAAGTTCGATGTTGGGAATGCGATAAGGGCCGAAAACCGTCAATGCGCCCCGCACGGCGACATCGGGCGCTTTGGAGCTGTAGGCGCCGTTGTCCCAGACCAGTTCGGCCCTGCGCGCCAGGAAAGTCCCGTCTTTCTTCATGCCGGTTTTCAGCTTGACCGAAGCTGCGATGCGGGTTTGCGAAGCCGTCAGCTCCTCCTCTCTGGAAAACAGCACCTTGACCGGCCGGCCCCGGGTAAACCGGGCCAGGGCCACGGCCACGGCTTCGGCCACCAGGTTTCCTTTGCCGCCGAAACCGCCGCCGGAGTAAGAGGATATGATCCGCACGTGATTGATGGGAATAGCGAGGGCATCGCTCAGCTCTTTCATGCGGCGGTGCGGCCCGTCGGTGGAGGACCAGACGGTATAGGCGTTGCCGGCGCCGTTAAACTGAGCGGCGGCCGCATGGGTTTCCATGGGGGTATGGGCGACGGCATGCACGAAAAATTCATCTTCGAAAATTTCATCCGACTCCTGAAAACCCTGATCCATGTTTCCCAGGGAATAGGTCCGCAGGGTGCAGATGTTCGAACCGGCGACGCTGTTGTAATATTTGGTGCCGTAATAATCGGCCATATGTTCATGGATAATCGGCGCGCTTTCTTTTATGGCTTCATGGGGGTCGAAAACAGCCGGCAGTTCTTCATATGTCACCTTTATTTTTTGAACAGCCTCCTGGGCCAGCGCTTCCGTCTCAGCGGCCACCGCGGCCACCGGTTCGCCGATATAGCGAACCTTGTCCAGGGCCAGAAAAGGCTGGTCCTTGATCATGGTGCCGAAGAGAAACGGGAAATCCCTGCCGGTTACCACCGCCCGCACGCCGGGCATTTTTTTTGCGAAACTGGTATCGATGCTGCGGATCCTGGCGTGGGGCAGCGTGCTTCTCAGGACGGCGCCATAGAGCATTCCCGGTAATTCAATATCGGCGGTATAGACCGCATGCCCGGTGACTTTATCCAGCGCATCCAACCGGGGAACCGATTTGCCGACATATGTCGTAGCCATTATTATTCGTTCCTTTCATTGCCGTTTTGAGAGGCGTCTGCAGGGCTCCACAGCAGTTGTCCACCTTTGCTTCAAAACAATACATATTCATTCATCATGCCGGGGCCGTATTTATAATCATTTTGTTTTTGTAAGCCACGGACAGCATGACAACTATACCTACCAATTTAACCAAGGGGTCGCCGAAAAGCAGCAGACCAGCGGATAGTGTTAATAATATTCGGGTGAACCATCTTAAAGGTCCCTTAAAGAAACCGATGATTGAAATAGCGATAACCCCGACGGCGATAAAACTGGCAATGTAACTCAGGCAGATTTCCCACCAGGCGGCATTCATCAGAAACGCGGGCCGATATACCATAATGAAAGGCACGACATACATGACGAAACCCAGCCGTACGGACGCAAAACCGGTCTTCATGGGATTTGCCTTGGCGATGCCGGCGCCGACGAAAGCGGCCAGGCAAAAGGGAGGCGTCAGCGGCGAAGACTGGGTGAACCAGACAATGGCGAGATGGGCCGTTAAAAGGGGGACGCCCATTTCGATCATGGCCGGCGCCGCCAGGATCGCCAGTACGACATAGGCAGGCGTAACCGTCATTCCCATGCCGAGAACATAGGCGGCCAACAGTATCAATACAAGGGCGAGGGGGAGGATATTGTGCGAATAGGAAATAATCAGGGAAGAAAACTTCAAGGCCAGGCCCGGAAAGGTGATGCCCCCGAGGATGATTCCCATGGTGCCGGCGGTGGCCCCCAGCGCCAGGGAGCCTTTGGCGCCGTTGGACAATGTCCGGATCAGCGAACGGGGTGAAAAGCGGGTCTCCTTTTTCAGCATGGCGATGACAAACATGCCGAATATTGAATAAACCGCCGCCATATGGGGGGAATAGCGCATGGCCAGCATGACGATCAGCATCACGACCGGAATCATCAGCGGCCAGCCTTTCCGGAACGTACTCCAGAAATCAGGCAGTTCTTCTTTTTTCATTCCTGTCAGCCCGTATTTGGCGGCATAGAAATGAATCGCGACATACAGTGAAAAATACCAGAGAATTGCCGGAACAATCGATATGATGACAATATCGATGTAGGGGGTGTTCGTCAGCGAAGCCAGCAGGAATATCACCGATCCCATGACCGGCGGCGTAATGTGGCCCCCGATGGAGGCCGCTGCTTCGATGGCCGCTGCGATATGGGGTTTAAACCCCGTTTTTATCATCATGGGGATGGTAAAGATGCCGGTAATGGCTACGTTTGCCGAACCGCTTCCCACAATGGAACCGATAAAGCCGCTGCCGAGAACGGCCACCTTGGCGGCCCCTCCCTTGCCCCGCCCCACCAGGCAGAGCGCCATATCAATAAAGAAATCCCCGGTTTTGGTGGCGATCAGAAAGGACCCGAACAGGATAAAAAGAAAAATATAGGAGGCGTACGTACGCGTGATAACCCCGAAGATGCCTTCCAGGCTGTAAAGATATTCAAACACCCGCTGCAGGGAAAAGCCTTTATGGGCCAGATCGCCGGGGAAATAAGCCCCGAACAGGCAATAGACCAGCAGCAGCACTCCCAATCCGGGCAACAGCGGGCCGAGGACCCTTCGACAGGATTCAAGGGATACGATCACCGCAAGGGTTCCAAAAAAGAAGTCCTGTTGCGAAAGCGATCCCACGCGATCTTCCATGGCCTCGAACTGGGTGATAAAGTAGACCACCATGGCGATGGTGGCCGCTATCAGCAGGAAGTCGACCACTGTGATGCGCTCGGGCGATTTTTTTCTGGCAGGATAAAGAATGAAAACCAGCACGGTCGTCAAACCAAAATAAACCGTCAAAAATATATAAAAGGAGACGACCGTCAATGCGCATATGATCATGAAGAGAGAAAGCGATACCGCCAGGGAAACGGTCAGTATTTCCGTAACCCCCTTGGGCGACCTTGTGTCTACCAGTTCCGAACCTAAAATTGCCAGGCATTTGTTCCAGAATTTTTGCTGGCCGTTTGTCATCACCATGCTGACCCTCTTTTCCTTTTTTCCTTCTGCCGCGAGACCCTAACATATTTTCGTCAACAACGAATTGGAAACTTGTCATTTCGAAACGCAGCGGTGGCATAATCGTTATATGGGTTCGTAGGTGCGAGGGCAAAGGGGAGGCGCCTCTGAACAAGGAGCGCGCCTCCCTATTGGCATCCGCTTGCAAAAATTTATTTCAAACTGGAAATATTCGCAGGAATTGCAAGACCCTTCTCTTTCCAGAATTTTTCAGCGCCGGGGTGAAGCATCAAGCCGATTTGAGACATACCCGGCAGTTTGGGGACATCATCTTCATTCAAGGTCGACCATTTGTCCGATACGGTGATGAGCCGCTGCTTTGCCTGCGGTGTGATCATTTCCTTGATCAGTTCATATACCGCCCAATCCGGAATGTCTTTGTGCGCCAGCAGATAGGCGGGATACCCCAGACAATTGGCGGCCTGGGTCTGTCCCACATAGGTGTTCGGCGGTATCACAACCTTCACAAAGGCGGGGTGCTCTTTGATCATTTTGGCAATCATATCGTCATCAACGGTTACGAACATGGCCTTCTTGGCTGAAAACAGCTCCATGATGGCGGGAACCGGCGGGGCGCTGGCAAATGAGGCCACATCGATCTTGCCGTCCATCATGGCGGCGGCCGACCCGCCGAAACCCAGAGAACTCGCATGGACCTTGTCGAGGATGCCATAGGCCTTTAACGTCAATTCGGCGATATAGCGCGTAT comes from Desulfobacterales bacterium and encodes:
- a CDS encoding TAXI family TRAP transporter solute-binding subunit, which produces MKGKTLIKTALYAGVLSCCMVFLTVHAFAEQKRFSIAGAGVGQSAYIQAAAVADYISKNSQKIALTAQTTKGYVHNARLVNNGETDFGLCGTTIIYPGLLGIEKFSDGKLTNIRGVINSGDSLHAFVTLQDRGIKTFKDMIGKRVNLGAPGSNTRYIAELTLKAYGILDKVHASSLGFGGSAAAMMDGKIDVASFASAPPVPAIMELFSAKKAMFVTVDDDMIAKMIKEHPAFVKVVIPPNTYVGQTQAANCLGYPAYLLAHKDIPDWAVYELIKEMITPQAKQRLITVSDKWSTLNEDDVPKLPGMSQIGLMLHPGAEKFWKEKGLAIPANISSLK
- a CDS encoding molybdopterin-dependent oxidoreductase — translated: MATTYVGKSVPRLDALDKVTGHAVYTADIELPGMLYGAVLRSTLPHARIRSIDTSFAKKMPGVRAVVTGRDFPFLFGTMIKDQPFLALDKVRYIGEPVAAVAAETEALAQEAVQKIKVTYEELPAVFDPHEAIKESAPIIHEHMADYYGTKYYNSVAGSNICTLRTYSLGNMDQGFQESDEIFEDEFFVHAVAHTPMETHAAAAQFNGAGNAYTVWSSTDGPHRRMKELSDALAIPINHVRIISSYSGGGFGGKGNLVAEAVAVALARFTRGRPVKVLFSREEELTASQTRIAASVKLKTGMKKDGTFLARRAELVWDNGAYSSKAPDVAVRGALTVFGPYRIPNIELLSRLVYTNKEISGAYRGYGTTQVTFACEQQMDIIAEKMGFDPLEIRLKNGYVEGDPYINGQRLHSVGLKETLTQACNGIGWKDKKPAGDGTKIRGRGMATTIKGTATPSDSSCFIKLNQDGSVTLICSSVEVGAGQKTVLAQMAADSIGVPLGVISVPNSDTMISPYDFGVTSSRTTFHMGTAVKRAGMKLRKKILSLAAEILSADPAGLDLDNGLVTVSGRDERLDLKSLMEKKFGGKGGTLISEGHFSPAGSSLLAASSGLESMSSIFWKFATHAVEVEVDTETGTVRLVKVAAAHDVGRAINPRGCEQQIEGAVIMGMSNAMLEEFKFENGRIVNDTLADYKLATMEDLPEIVSILVESDHCEAPFGAKGIGEPAAAPTAPAIANAIYDAVGVRIRELPITPEKILAGLRKKERNPI
- a CDS encoding TRAP transporter fused permease subunit, with the protein product MVMTNGQQKFWNKCLAILGSELVDTRSPKGVTEILTVSLAVSLSLFMIICALTVVSFYIFLTVYFGLTTVLVFILYPARKKSPERITVVDFLLIAATIAMVVYFITQFEAMEDRVGSLSQQDFFFGTLAVIVSLESCRRVLGPLLPGLGVLLLVYCLFGAYFPGDLAHKGFSLQRVFEYLYSLEGIFGVITRTYASYIFLFILFGSFLIATKTGDFFIDMALCLVGRGKGGAAKVAVLGSGFIGSIVGSGSANVAITGIFTIPMMIKTGFKPHIAAAIEAAASIGGHITPPVMGSVIFLLASLTNTPYIDIVIISIVPAILWYFSLYVAIHFYAAKYGLTGMKKEELPDFWSTFRKGWPLMIPVVMLIVMLAMRYSPHMAAVYSIFGMFVIAMLKKETRFSPRSLIRTLSNGAKGSLALGATAGTMGIILGGITFPGLALKFSSLIISYSHNILPLALVLILLAAYVLGMGMTVTPAYVVLAILAAPAMIEMGVPLLTAHLAIVWFTQSSPLTPPFCLAAFVGAGIAKANPMKTGFASVRLGFVMYVVPFIMVYRPAFLMNAAWWEICLSYIASFIAVGVIAISIIGFFKGPLRWFTRILLTLSAGLLLFGDPLVKLVGIVVMLSVAYKNKMIINTAPA